The genomic stretch ACGTGATTCTCACGAGAGCCAGATTTTTTTGAGGCGGAGGATGGGCTGTGTAAAGTGTGGAATACAACCGTGGACATTCTCCTGATGAAGCACGAGAGCGCGATTATGAAAGAGCACCACGCATGGACATTCTTCCATCCAGATTTTTTCAGCGCGCTGATACAATTGAACGCGATCGCGGATGTCAGCCACCAACCTCGCTTCTTCTACAAAACTGTCGAAATCAGCATTTTGAAAACCTGTATAAATTGCAGGATTCTTCGAATGAAAGGCTACGTATAAAAAATTATCCGGATCCGGATAGTCGGCCACCCATTTTGTCATTCGCATCGGCACCTTCCCTTTTTCGATGGCGTGCTGCAAAAGGTCGGGCGCAAGGAATTGAACGCGCACTTCCAAACCAACGTCTTTTAAATTCTCCTGAATGATCTGCAAGACGGCCTGATTCGTGCCTGCTTCTGTTTGCAACATTTCCAGAACCGTTCCCTCCGGCACATTTGCCTGTTTCAAAAGGCTTCGCGCCCGCGAAGGATCAAACAGATAACCGACAGCATGAGGATCGTATCCCTGCAATCCCGGCGGCAACAAACTTCTGGCGATCACGCCGCGTTCCACACCCACGACATCGTGAACAATCCGCTGACGGTCAATCGCGTACGAAATGGCCTGTCTAACACGAACATCGGTTAAAGGCGGAATCTTGCTATTGATCGCAATCAACGACGTGTACAGTTGCACATTTGTTTGTAAACGCGGACGCCACTCGGACATACTCAAAAAATGGTCAAGGGATCGCTTTTGAAGCTCAGAGGAAAAATGGATTTTGCCGCTCTTTAATTTTTCCGAAATCTCAGGTTCGGAGACGCCAAACTTCACGGAAACGCTGTCCACGTAAGGCATCGGCTGTGCGTGATAATCGTGAAAACGGGACATTTCAAGTGACCGATCCGGTTCCAGCCGGTCTAATTTAAAAGGACCGGTTCCACAAGCGTCCGTCAAGACGCCGGTTCGCGCAGTCAGCTCGGATGGAAGTACAAATGCGTAACATTGCGCGAGCATACCTAAGAAAAACGGGAGCGGCTCACGCAACCGGATCCGGAAAGTATACCGGTCCAGGACATTAAATCCATCTACAGTATTAGTAGATCCGTTCATATATTCTTCGGCTCCCTGAACCATTTCAAAAACCCATGTGCCCGGAGTCTTAAGCGCGGGGTGCAATACTCTAAGGAAAGAATCGCGAACGTCCGTTGCATGCATTTCCTTTCCGTTGTGGAACCTCACTCCTTTTTTCAGCCAGAACATGTAAGTCAGTGCATCTTCGGAGACTTCCCAGCGTTCCGCAAGGGAGGGGCGCAAATCGGTTCCTTCTCCGAATTCCACAAGGCCTTCATATATGTTGTAAATCCAATCCACGAGATAGACGTACCGTCCATAAGCAGGATCGAGCGAAGAGAGCCCGGTTGTTACGCATAAATCGAGCACCCCTCCTTTCTTCGGTTCAGGAAGACGAAACTTGGACAACTCATCTTTGAGAATGAATGACTCCTGATCGAGCGAAACCGCGCTTGCATTGAGAGTCCGGATCGTGACGGTGCTCGACTGAACCGCATTCTTGAGACTGTGCACGGACCGCACCACCTGAGAGCTTGTGACAGACTGCTCTGAAGTCGCTCTGTGGATGTCCTGAATGATTCCGGAAAGGTGTTCGACAATGTTGCTTACTTCTTTCGCGCCGTGCGTTTGTTCCTTCATTCCCTTTTCCACGTTTCGAAGAAGGCCAAGAGTTTGCTCCGCCTTTGAATACACGTCGTGGCTTCCTTTCGTTTGCTCCTGAATGATCCTTGTGATTTGATCGACGCGATCCTGGATCGTGGCGGTTGCCTGTTGCACTTCTGTTTCAGCTTTGATCTGTTCGAGCGATGCTTCCGCAATGGCCGCAACTCTTTCGCGGGCCGTGGAAGTTGTTTCCAGGATATCGGAAAGCGCTTCTGAAGCTTTTCCGCTCTGCTCCAGACCTTCATTCAACCGGCTCTTTCCTGCCTCCATCATTTGAACGGCGTCTTTCATTTCTACTCGCACGCGCGAGATTAACTTTTCAATTTCTTGCACGGAGGCGGAAGTACGGTTGGAAAGTTTGCGGATTTCATCCGATACAACTGCGAAGCCGCGGCCATGCACTCCGGCCTGAGCGGAAAGAATCGCCGCATTGAGCGAAAGGAGATTCGTTTGATCGGCTACCTGCGTAATCACATTTAGAATTTCACCGATCTGTTCTGAGCTTTTCGCCAGATTAGCAATCACGATTCCCGCGCTTTCAAAAGCCTCTGCAATCTTCTTCATAGCGAAAACGACATCATCCACAACCTCGCTGCCGGTTTTCGCAGCGGCCGAAGCGCGTTCGGCCAGTTGCTGCGATTCAGCAGCCCTCTTGGTGACTTCCTTTATGCTGAAATGCATGTTCTGCATCGAAAGCTCGGCATCGTGCGATGCTGATATGAGTTTATTACTTGCCTGATCCATCTCCTGCATTCCGTGAACCATGCTCTGCATGCTCAACTGAGTGTCTTTGGAATAGGTACCGACCTGCAGTGCGTTGCGAGTAACCTCTTCTATGCTGGCGGTAAGCTGCAAAGCGGCGCTGGATGCCGTAATGCCGAGAGCGTTCAAACTCTCTGCCGCTTCAGCAATTCTGATGATTGCATGATTGATATCGCTCATCGCTTCGGATGCAGTCTCTGCCGCCTGCGACTGGTGTTGCCCGCTCTTGAGCAACGTTCGGGAAAGTTCAACAACCTGCTCCGATGCGTGACCCACACTCCCGCCCACATTTTTCATCTTGTCCACGATCTGGCGGAGATGAGCATTCAAAACCAGTAACGAGACAGAAAAATCGTGCATCCGTTCGTCTTGAGTTGAGGGAATGGACCGAAAAAGGCGCAAATCCCCTTCCGACATCTTTTCAACATCCTCCTTTAATTCTTCAAAAGGCTTTACACGAAGAGGTGTCAGAAAGTGAAAAAAAACCAGAAGCGCCGCAACCGATCCAAACGCCATCGCCCGCCAGAACGCAGAATGTATGTAAAGAGAAAGGAGAAATAGAAGCAATACAATGAGAACCAGACGCAGCCATTCCCGGTTTTTCAAACTATTTTTTCTCCCGAACTCGGAAGAGCGCCGTCAAAAGCCAATGAAAGATCGATACAAGAACGCTTCCCCAAAAAATTCCAAACGTGGTTGCAGAAAGCACGCCTGGCATTAATACAGAGGTCACGTACAAAAGAAGGGCATTAATGATGATGTAAAAAAAGCCGATCGTCAGCACAATGAACGGCACGGAAAAGAAAACCAGAATCGGTTTAACGAACCAGTTGAGCAATCCAAGAACGATGCTGAAGCAGAAAAGGGAAAAAAAATCGCCACGAAGGTTAAAGTTATCGAGGAAAAAGTCCGCGCCCTTTAGCGCAGCCATGGTTATGAGTAGACGAATGACTAGATTAATCATCCCCCGTCCCGCGCAAAAATTATAACACTTGTACGTGCGGCGGCGTTGTCGTAGGGGCAGGTCTTGTACCTGCCCTCTCAGAGCGACCACGAGGGTCGCCCCTACTTCAATGACCGCTCCTTCCCCAGATTTCTTCAAGCCGGCGGTCGCGGCCACAACCGATGCGGTAACTGTTATAGCGCAGGGAACTCTTCTTGTAGAAGTCCTGATGGTATTCTTCTGCGGGATAAAAATCCTTTAAAGGCACGATTTCCGTGACGATCAGTTCCTTAAGCTTTCCTGATTTTTCCAGCGCGGTTTTCGATTCCAAAGCAAGTTTCTTTTGATTCTCATCATGATAGAAGATGGCTGTGCGGTACTGGCTTCCTGTATCACAAAACTGCCTGTTCTTCACAAAAGGATCAATGTTGTGCCAGAAGACTTCCAGCAACTTCGCATAGCTGACTTTGGAGGGATCATAAAGCACCTGTACGACTTCCGCATGCCCAGTAACGCCGGCAGAAACTTCTTCATAAGTCGGGTTCATTTTTTGCCCGCCGGCATATCCCGATGTCGTAGAAACAACTCCGGGAAGCTTGTCGAAAGGAGGCTCCATGCACCAGAAACAACCACCGGCAAAAGTGGCTTTTGCATATTTTGGTTGCGCGAAAGAATCACCCATGAACAACAATGCGATAGACAATATGATAAAAGCTCTAACGATTTTCATAATTTTGCTCCTTTGCATTTTGTTACGGAATGCCGCCAAAAACTTTCCTACTGCAAATATCCGAGCGATTTCATCTGCTTTACCTACCAAGTCAAAGGATATCCAAGGGAGCTTGAAAATGAATCTGCTGTAGTGTAACTGTGGGGATTGTATCTTCTGATTTCGGATCATAAATACGCATCCTAAGTTCATTTACTTCTGTGCGACAGTCACGTGACCGAATGGCAAGCTCCAATTGTCTTCCCTCAGTCGAAATTTTTCGCGAACGTAAAAGTTTGCCGTTCCAATGAAAGTCGATCCGAACGTCATTCTCAGAATTTTCTGGAAGCAAATGCAATTCGATGACAATTCTCGGTGGATTTTTGATGAACAAGGGAACATACAAGACACTAGTAGGCCCTCGCGTTTGTCTTTTGCCATTTTCAAAAATCCATCCTTCACCGAAAATTGGGCTTTCAGCGCTTAAAATCTGTCCACCGGCGCGTTTTTGAAAATAAAAGATATCTTCTCCGATAAAAAATTCCGTTAAAGGGCCGTACAGCGGTGTACCGTAACGGATCCTATAAGCAGCCTGAATTGGAAATTGAAGAGCATATACGACAGGTTGAAAGACGGAATAAGGTCCCTTCAGTACGTCCGAAAAACGAACCGCATGTTCAGGGTCCAAGCCTCTTACAATAGCGAAAACCAAAAATGAGTTTAGAAAAATAAGCGCAACCAAACAGAAAACTAGAATGATTTTCCCCAACTTGGTCAATGAGATCAGTAACGCCGCGATACCCAGAGTAAAAATGGAACAGATCGGAACAAATCGCCGTGCGCCAATGGAAGCCGCGCCCCACCAGTCATAATGTGCAGAGTTCATCCAAATCGTCACAATCAGGAGCGTCAGCAGAGTCCTTCCCCATAGCCGATCTTGTTGGGTAAGCAAGATTAGACCGATTACGGAGAGCACCGTAACCGGAGACCAGGGAAACAAACTATTGCGCGCCGAAAACAGCGTTTCCAAAATGAAAGGCGACTTCCAATAAGGAAGAAAACTACCTCCACCACTGAAAAACCAATCACCATTAATAACACGCCACACAATCAATTGCGGTAAAAAACCAATTACACTGCCGGTTGCAAACATTGTAGTTAAACGCAAAAACTGTTGCGTCCTCTTTTCGGGGGAAATCGAAAAATAAAGTAAAGCAAGCGGAACTATGACCAGAATTGCGTTCTGCAATCGCACCATGGTTAAAGTCCCAAAAAATATTCCTATTGCAAACCACCGATACGGGAGATGCTTGTCTTTGTTTTTAAGAACGAGGAATAGAAACAATGCCGTGAGCGCAAAGGCAAGAGATTCGGATAGGAGAAACAGGGAATGGAAGTAAAATCGGAGATAAGGAGTCGTGAACGAGATCGCAGCGGTAGAAATGAGAGAGATCAATTTTAAAAAAAAACTGTTACAAAACAGATACGTAATATAGAGTCCCCCGCAAACGTAAAACAGATTTCCAACAAGGATCGCGTGAGTATAAGGTCGGCTGTAGCCATTCAACGGAAAATCAAAAAGCTTCGCCAGCAAATGACCGGACAGAAAGAATGGGGACCAGTAAAACGATAAACCTGCCGGATAGATATTCGCAGAATAACCGGCCGGAGTTTTGGCCAGCAACACTTTCTCATCAAGATGTTTTTCCAGTTTTGAGAGTTTGTACTGATTGGATAGTTCCAAATCACCATCAATAAAGATCGAGCTAACATAGGAATAGTAGTAGGCATCATCCACACCAAATCGATATTCCTGAAACCGGGATACTCGCAAGGATGCAAAAAGAAACAGGATTAAAAACGGTAAAATTTCCAGAAATCTAGAGTGGTTGTGCGTACGCCAATCCCAAAACCCTTTAAACAAAACCAGACCCAATGAAAAATAGAGCAATGTTCGCGATGTAAAGAAAAAAGGATTTCCAGGGATGATTACACAAAGTAGGAATGCCAAAATTACGATAAAAATGAGAAAGATAAGGAGCTTTGCCGTTAGCTTCTTAGCGTCTGTCATAAAAAAGCCTGCCCTAATTTTATCTGCAGAAAAATCAACGTGGGACCGCCCCACGCGGTGTATCTGAATCAGTCGTATTTTTTCAAAACCAAGCTAGCAGATTTGCAAAAAAACAGACTGAAAGGAAAAGTGAAAACGCAAACGACCAAGAATTTTTCTGAACACGCTACTTCACATTATTTGCACTTTAGGTTCGCATTCAACGAACACGATGTGCAATGAACGACCTACTTCTAATTTATCATCCTCTTTCATATCCTCCTCATGACATTCCTTCGAAATTCTTTCATCTTGCAGACCGAATTAAAGAAATAATAGGCTAATATTTTTAGCATACTCTTGGAACTTACGCGAGCTTAAATAGCACCGTCCAAGTGAATCGGGTCGCTTATTTTGTGATAGCATTTATATAAGATTGGAGGATAAATGTTCAAGAGAGTCTTATTGGTCATATTTGTATGTTCATGGTTCTCTGGTTATATTTGTGCGCAAGTCGCTATAGAAACAGTAGCTGATGATCGAAACTGGATCGCCCCGAACCGCCGCAGCACCGATCTACTTAATATGTTTAGTGGCTCATGTTCTGCAACGTCAAACCCAAGTCCTGATGGTTGGATAGGAGCCCGCAACCAGACAAACGTCTTCCTTTTTTTTCGCGAGACTGTCGACAATCTAAACGCTTGCTGCAATTCGAACACATTGCAAAACTTTCGAGCGAAGAAAGCTTTTTGTTGGCTGCAGAATAAAGGAATTAAAATTGCCATAGCGTCATCGGCAATCGTCGGTGGTCCAGTAGACCCAGATTGCACGGCTACAGCGAACGCTGCGAATGCCAGAACTGCTATTAGAAATATACAAAGTGGAACGTCCGGTGGTACAGTAACATACGTCGACCTAGATGAACCCTGGCTCAAGGCTAACAGAATTGGCAACCCTCCCTGTTACACATCCATGGATCCAGCAGCGGAGGTTGTTAAGAATTTTATAGATAATGTACATTCAGAGTTTCCATCGGTAAAAATAGGTTTAACTGAACCCCACCCGCGGATTCCCGCTACTGAACTTATGACTTGGATGGATGTTCTTAAAAATCATGGTGTTGTCTTGCCATTCTTCCATTTGGACGTGAATATGGTCGAAGTTGGGTCGAATACGGCTGCATTGCGTAGTGCGATCCAGACATTGAATAATTATTGCCAGGCGAATGGAATTGTATTTGGTGTGATATTTATCGGAGCTAGTGGCATGGGTAATGATTGTGAATTCTATGATACTGCGATTCCGTTGCTAACCAACACAAAAGCTGCAATTGGTAGGCCTCAACATTCTTTGTTTATGAGCTTCGGGGAAAATGATCCTCACCCAAATAACTTGACTGAATGTAACTCTTGTTCAATGACTAGATTAGAAAATGACGGGCTAAGCCTTTTACAAAATGATGTTAAAAAGTCGACTTTTGTCTCTCAAAGCAATATCCCAACATCGATGGGTAAGGGACAAACTGTATCTGGTGTCAAAGTAACTATGAAAAATACAGGTACAACAACTTGGCAAACTCCTAGCCGGGATGGATCATCATACTTTCTGACTTATTTTCCAACAACTGTCAATCCGCCTTGCTCAGCTGGCGGTGGTTGGGTACAGTTACCGGGAGTCGGTGTGCCATCCGGAAGCTGTGTTCCTCCCGGCCAAACGATAACTTTTAATTTTGCGATAACATCTCCATTGATTGCTGGCACTTATCAGTTTCGTTGGCGGATGATGAGGGAGGATGCATTTGGAGGCGAATTCAAGTTCGGGCAGTCTTCCACAAATGTCTGTATTCTGGTAAATTGAAGAGTTGATGCAACTTGGGTTTGAGTGATCAGAACACAAGCGCAAGAATGACCGGACAACATTCTCGATAAATAAATGTCTCCATTCAAAGTTTACTAGCCATTTCACAACGCAGTCCAGATCGCTCTGTGCACCGGTTTTAACCAAAAGGAGAGCTTTAGACTGCGAAGAGCGACACCAACAACATTCGCAGGCGGAATTTGGTTTGTCACGCAAAAGTCGCTTGGTCTGGATTTTGGGTGGACATCAACGAATGGCTTTAGAGAGGACATTTTGTTCTGCAAAGACAAAATCAATTGCTGAACAAACAACTGTTGCGGGCGAGACGCCCGCACCACTTTGCTTCTACTGCAAATACCCGAGCGATTTCATCTGCTCGACGAGAAGATCATTAAATTGATCTGCGTGCGAAAATTCGACACGGTCGCGTGGAGCTGTATATTCAGCAACATAGCGCACCGGCGTCTTCTCCAGCCGCTCGCGAGCGATCACAGAGCGGATCAGTTCGGTCTTCATGTCGCGCGCAAGCGGGAGACCACAGCTGTACAGCAACATTGGCGTAACATCGTATTCGGAATAACTCGTTTTGGCTGTAAGTTGCGCGCCGGTGACCAACATCGCGCTATGATGACCCGGAAGAGCCCTACCCTGATAGAAAATCATCATCACCCGGTATTCCGGATGTTGCGATTGAAGCTGCAAAAGCCAGTTGTCGATCCAATTCAAATGACGAACGAAAGCTTCCGTGTAGCTGAAGGGATCGATTCTCCTTGCCTCATAGTGCTCGTAGTTGAGAATATCAAAACCGGGCAGATAAAGAGCGGCGACACGAACAGGATCTTTTTTCAGTTGTTCGTTGAATAGCCGCAGATAAAAAAGATCCAGATCGGGTCCGCTGATTTTGTTGCTCCCTCCTTTATACAAGGAGGAGTATTGCTGGAACAATTTTCGTGGAAAGGTTTCCTCCTGCGACTGACCGCCGGAAGCAAGCTTGTAGTAATACCGCTCCGAAACGTTCCACCCCCGCAAATTTCGGGCCGGCCAGCTTCCCCACCAATTAACGACACCGGCGCGCAAGCCATTATCAGAAAGTATCTCCCAAAAAGTCTTCACTTTCCGCAAATAACCGGAAACGGGCTGACGTTGCCCGAAACCTGCATGGATCATGATGGAGTGAACAGCAAGTTCCAGCGGTGTTTCCTGAATCCAGGAACTTTGCCCGCGCCACCTTTTGACTTCAGGCGTTCGAATTCCATGCTGAGCCGGTGAAACCCCGGTGGCAATGCTGGTCCAGACCACAGGAGGAGCCGAGCGCTCCAAAATTCGAAAATCTGCCGGTGGAGTTTGAGCCATCAAACTTCTCAGATGAGGTATGTTTTCTGTTTTTGCGAAGTGATTCAGGGTTTCGCGTGAAACGCCATCAATGGCCAGCAGGATCCATCGATCATTCGTCGAAAAAACGGCAACGGGAGGATGCTCTTTTTCCCCTGATTCACCGCGATTCAAAATAAACGGCAACAGAATCAAAATCGCTGTCAACCCCAATAAGAATTCCAGATTGAATCTTCGCCAATTTGGCAAGATGCGCCCGAGATCCGATTCGCGAAACGCAACAAGAAAACCAAGCCATGCGCACTTTGCCACGAAAATGCAAGAAAGTGTAACAATCAAAAACATGGCTGCGATCGAAACGTTGGAAAAGAGCCTCAAGTATTCAATCTGCGTCCTTCCCCAGTAAAAGAAATACGCAAAGAAGGACAATCCAATGAGAAAGCTGACCGCCTGACCTGCAAAAACCAGTCGCCGTCCCCTGGAAATCCGAAGCAGGACCGATACCAGAAAAATGAGCAGAAATTCCAGAACGGTAAACAAAAGGACAAAAAAAGATTCGAAATAAATGAAAAGCAGAAGGATATCGAGTTTTCGTCTCAGCAGTTCCGTATTGAATACGAGCGTTCCGGCGGTCATCAGGACAGCTGCGACGGTGCCGGCCAGGAGCCCCACGCGAAAGCTCACGAACAAACGGTTCAGAAACTGGGATGCTGTACGGGAGAGACTCTGCAAATAGAAGCGTTCAATACGGCTGTTTAGATACCCAAAAGACTCTAAACGTTTCCGAACTTCTTCTAAAGAAGTAGACGGAGGCGCCCCATCCGGCGCCTCCGGAGGATGGCTTTGTTTATTTGGCGGCTGGTCTTGACTCAA from bacterium encodes the following:
- a CDS encoding phage holin family protein; its protein translation is MAALKGADFFLDNFNLRGDFFSLFCFSIVLGLLNWFVKPILVFFSVPFIVLTIGFFYIIINALLLYVTSVLMPGVLSATTFGIFWGSVLVSIFHWLLTALFRVREKK
- a CDS encoding ABC transporter substrate-binding protein, yielding MKNREWLRLVLIVLLLFLLSLYIHSAFWRAMAFGSVAALLVFFHFLTPLRVKPFEELKEDVEKMSEGDLRLFRSIPSTQDERMHDFSVSLLVLNAHLRQIVDKMKNVGGSVGHASEQVVELSRTLLKSGQHQSQAAETASEAMSDINHAIIRIAEAAESLNALGITASSAALQLTASIEEVTRNALQVGTYSKDTQLSMQSMVHGMQEMDQASNKLISASHDAELSMQNMHFSIKEVTKRAAESQQLAERASAAAKTGSEVVDDVVFAMKKIAEAFESAGIVIANLAKSSEQIGEILNVITQVADQTNLLSLNAAILSAQAGVHGRGFAVVSDEIRKLSNRTSASVQEIEKLISRVRVEMKDAVQMMEAGKSRLNEGLEQSGKASEALSDILETTSTARERVAAIAEASLEQIKAETEVQQATATIQDRVDQITRIIQEQTKGSHDVYSKAEQTLGLLRNVEKGMKEQTHGAKEVSNIVEHLSGIIQDIHRATSEQSVTSSQVVRSVHSLKNAVQSSTVTIRTLNASAVSLDQESFILKDELSKFRLPEPKKGGVLDLCVTTGLSSLDPAYGRYVYLVDWIYNIYEGLVEFGEGTDLRPSLAERWEVSEDALTYMFWLKKGVRFHNGKEMHATDVRDSFLRVLHPALKTPGTWVFEMVQGAEEYMNGSTNTVDGFNVLDRYTFRIRLREPLPFFLGMLAQCYAFVLPSELTARTGVLTDACGTGPFKLDRLEPDRSLEMSRFHDYHAQPMPYVDSVSVKFGVSEPEISEKLKSGKIHFSSELQKRSLDHFLSMSEWRPRLQTNVQLYTSLIAINSKIPPLTDVRVRQAISYAIDRQRIVHDVVGVERGVIARSLLPPGLQGYDPHAVGYLFDPSRARSLLKQANVPEGTVLEMLQTEAGTNQAVLQIIQENLKDVGLEVRVQFLAPDLLQHAIEKGKVPMRMTKWVADYPDPDNFLYVAFHSKNPAIYTGFQNADFDSFVEEARLVADIRDRVQLYQRAEKIWMEECPCVVLFHNRALVLHQENVHGCIPHFTQPILRLKKIWLS
- the msrA gene encoding peptide-methionine (S)-S-oxide reductase MsrA; this translates as MKIVRAFIILSIALLFMGDSFAQPKYAKATFAGGCFWCMEPPFDKLPGVVSTTSGYAGGQKMNPTYEEVSAGVTGHAEVVQVLYDPSKVSYAKLLEVFWHNIDPFVKNRQFCDTGSQYRTAIFYHDENQKKLALESKTALEKSGKLKELIVTEIVPLKDFYPAEEYHQDFYKKSSLRYNSYRIGCGRDRRLEEIWGRSGH
- a CDS encoding alkaline phosphatase family protein translates to MPLRFKKLPLSQDQPPNKQSHPPEAPDGAPPSTSLEEVRKRLESFGYLNSRIERFYLQSLSRTASQFLNRLFVSFRVGLLAGTVAAVLMTAGTLVFNTELLRRKLDILLLFIYFESFFVLLFTVLEFLLIFLVSVLLRISRGRRLVFAGQAVSFLIGLSFFAYFFYWGRTQIEYLRLFSNVSIAAMFLIVTLSCIFVAKCAWLGFLVAFRESDLGRILPNWRRFNLEFLLGLTAILILLPFILNRGESGEKEHPPVAVFSTNDRWILLAIDGVSRETLNHFAKTENIPHLRSLMAQTPPADFRILERSAPPVVWTSIATGVSPAQHGIRTPEVKRWRGQSSWIQETPLELAVHSIMIHAGFGQRQPVSGYLRKVKTFWEILSDNGLRAGVVNWWGSWPARNLRGWNVSERYYYKLASGGQSQEETFPRKLFQQYSSLYKGGSNKISGPDLDLFYLRLFNEQLKKDPVRVAALYLPGFDILNYEHYEARRIDPFSYTEAFVRHLNWIDNWLLQLQSQHPEYRVMMIFYQGRALPGHHSAMLVTGAQLTAKTSYSEYDVTPMLLYSCGLPLARDMKTELIRSVIARERLEKTPVRYVAEYTAPRDRVEFSHADQFNDLLVEQMKSLGYLQ